The following DNA comes from Winogradskyella sp. PG-2.
CCCAGGCTAAGCCATATTTTAAGGATATAAAATGTAATATCAAAAATATACCCCAAACTACCCAACTACTTAATACGTCTATGCTTATTATTTTATCCACAAAACTATCCCAGCTATCTTAATTATTATTTACTTTAACTCCAGTAATTACTATATTAACAACTATATAAATAAAGAGATGTGTGTAAAAACCTTTCTCTTTTTCTACTTTATTTTTAGCTTTGATATATTTTAAATTTTCTTCTTGATCTTTCATAATACTTAATTTTAATTCCAATGACTATTTTGATCATCTCTGTTCATGTACTCTTCTATTTTCTTTTTTTCCCAGTTTGCGCCAAAAGCACCATTATCTACAAATACTCTATAGGCTTGTATAACCAAGCTTAATCCCCAACCAAACATCGGAAACCAAAACCATTGTATGGTATGTCTAGAATAGGTATACCATATAAAAATTAGAAATGGAATAACAAATACATAGGATATTAAACTATAGTAGAAAGCTTTCAATTCTTCTACGCGTTTGCGAGCTCTAACATAATCGTCATTTAGACGCTCTTGTGATTTTTGTGTTGTTCTCATGATTGATACTTGTTTTGTGAGCATAGGAATTGCAACCGCAAAATCCTTATCTCTTTGATTGATATAAACTTTTCTGTCTGAAAGTAGATTATAACGTTGTTTAATATTCTCTAAACCAACACCACTACTTTTCTTAACTATTTGTTTTGGTTGAAGATTATTCATCACTACTAAATGATTTCCATCTTCATATATTTTTATGTTCAACGGCTTACTAGATGTTACCATATTATGCTTTACTGCATTTTCTAAAAGTAACTGCAACGATAAAGGCACAACTTTACTTTCTGGATTTGATGCCTTGTCTGGTATCTCAAAAATGATACTATCTTCAAATCGCATTTTTAAAAGCGACATATACGTTCTTGCAAAATTCAATTCCTCATCTACAGTAACTAATTCCTTATTCTTCTGCTCTAATACATAGCGATAGACTTTAGATAAAGACGTTGTAAAACGTTGTGCATTGTCTGGATTCTCTTCGATTAAACTCGTTAGTACATTTAAACTATTGAATAAAAAATGCGGATCTAACTGATTTTTTAAAGCATCAAATTTTGCGCTTGCTGCACCTGCGATAACCTTTTGTTCTTTTATCTTATTCTTCTGGTAACGATTATAAAAATAAATGATGTGAAAAACCGAAACTATTAATAGTGTAATCCATAACCCAAATGAATAACCGCTCCAAGTTTCACCATCTATAAATGCTTGATAATCTTCACCATAAACACCAATTGATATAAATGCTCTTAGAAAAAATATTAAAATTAAAGTTATGATTACAGCTCCTAAGATTCCTATAATTATTCGTTTTAAAGTGTCCCCCTTTTTCCAGTTTCTCTTTTCCATGTAATCGAAAAATACCATGTTAGCATATCCGAGAACAAAGGAATACAATTGATAAAACCCAAACTCAATTAAAAACTCGTTCATGTTATCATATTGGAACATATCTCCAGAAATAAGTTCCCCAAGAATGAATATTGCACATCCTATCAAAAATGTAATGACTATATTTTTAACTGATTTAGACATAATTGTTTTTATTATTTACAAGATTCTACTACCTGCTCAGCACGCTCTTTCCCCCAATTTGGATAAAAATCACTCTCTGGTTTAAAGGTATCAAAAAGTTCTATGGATGCCTCAATTTCTTTGCAATAAGGAGCTGTGTCTTGTCCAAAGTATTTAGCGCTTCCCATAGACCAATCTGCCTTACAAAAAGCTGCTCTAGGGTTTGTTGGTGCTAATTCTAAAGCTTTAGTGTACAACTCTGTTATTTTACCTGCATATTTCATCCCATAAGTTGCACCATCATAAGCCACCCAATTTGTTAAGACCTGTGCCTGCATTATAAGAAGTTCAACATTCTCTTCACTCTTAGTCATAGCAATATCTAAATGCTCTTGTGCTTTATCTAATTGTGCTTTTAAGATGGCTTCATCTTTTACATTCCAGCTTTTTAAACTATTGATTTGTGCAATGTAATAGTTAGGCAACCATTCTTTAGATTCAGCTTTAGCAATACGTTCAAACATGTTTTCGGCTTCGTCAGTTTTATCGGATTGCCATAGTTCAAAAGCTTTAGTCATTCCTTTTTCAAAATTAGTTTGCGCTTGTGTAATTCCTGTGATTACAAATAAAGCGATGATGATTAAATTCCTCATAATATTTAGTCTGTTTAATTATAGTGTTATTGTTATTGATTTATTCTCTTTAAGCTGAAATTTGGCATCTTTCCATTTTGGTGGTCCCATAAAACCTCTTGCATTATTAGAACAACCGTAATCTTCTTTTGGAATGCCCATAAAGTTACTATCTAATTTCCCATTATTATTTTCGTCATGAAAAATAGAAACTGCGTAAGTACCTTTTGGTAAATCTTCAAAAGTCACGACACAGCTATTATTAGTAATTTTACTTTTAGTGCCCTTGTAAGACTTGCCTAAAAACTCTGTTTCAGTATTATAAATTGAAATAAACATTTGTCCTTTATTACTATCTAATTCTTCAACTTTAACTTCTAAACTATATGTTTCTTCAGTTTTAACCTCAAGATTAGTTAAGCTTATTATTAATACAACTACAAGTTTTAATAAAGTTCCCATAATGTTTGTTTTTGTTTGATACAAATATCTAGCACAAATCCAGGTATTAAAAACCAGACTTACTGAATTGTGATTTTTTAATGATGAATTGTAATTATTAAAAAATCCTTCTAAAAAAAACAGTACCTTCCTTTAATATTACTTATTTGATTCACTACATAAATTGGTCACCATAATGAAACAAAAAATATTAAATGCAAAACAACTATCAAATCTTTAGACAATTCTCACATCTAGGACAGGCTACTGAATTGAGGAATATACTCGAAGCTAACGCAATTATCACTCAACTAGATGATAATACACCACCTGTTGATGTTACATTTGCAGGTAATACATTACAAAATAAATTTGAAGTACTCATACGGCAATCCGATTTTGAAAAGACGGAACAGATTCTAGAAAAAAATGCAGAAAACATAATAGATCAAATAGATAAAGACTATTATCTATTTCAGTTTACTGATGACGAACTTTACAATATTCTTTTAAAATCTGATGAGTGGAATGAATTTGATTACACACTAGCCCAAAAATTGCTAATTCAGCGAGGACAATTGAGCGAGGACAATTGATTGACAAAGAATTGCTAGCATCTTTAAAAAAAGAACGTTTAAAGAAATTAGCTAAGCCCGAGAGCATTCAGAAACCATGGATTATAAGTGGTTACATCTTGTCTATTTTAGGTGGCTTTTTAGGGTTAATCATTGGTTATTTTCTGTGGACATCTAAGAAAACATTACCAAATGGACAAAGGGTTTATTCTTATAGTAAAAATGATAGAAAACATGGCAATCAAATCTTTATCATTGGATTAATTGTTGCACCAATTGTTATGCTAGTTAAAGTAGTTAGTCAGTTTTAAAACTTATTATAAAAAAAGACCATCTTAATTGATGGTCTTTTAATATTATATAATGTTTTTGTCTTAAAACATATCTCTACCAGAGAAATGAAAAGCACCTTCAATAGCTGCATTGTCATCGCTATCACTTCCATGCACAGCGTTTTCGCTAATAGAATCCGCAAACATTTTACGGATAGTACCTTCTGCTGCATCTGCAGGATTGGTAGCACCAATTAATGTTCTAAAATCTTCAACAGCATTATCTTTTTCTAATATTGCAGCTACTATAGGTCCACGAGTCATATATTCTACTAACTCACCAAAAAATGGACGCTCTTTATGTATACCATAAAATTCCTCAGCATCTGCATTAGTCATCTGAGTTAACCTCATTGCTACAATTCTAAATCCTGAAGCTGTAATTTTTTCTAATATTGCGCCAATGTGTCCTTTTTCAACAGCATCTGGCTTTAACATTGTGAAAGTTCTGTTAGTTGCCATGTATATTTTTTAATTTTGGTTCACCTTGCTTTAGTGCTTTGGCGAATTTGGATGCAAAAGTAATGCATTTCTTTAAAAAATCAAGAAGCACAGGCAATAATTGAATACTATTTAATGATTTATTAACAAAGCTTTAAAATATTATTTTATCATTCTCAAAAAGGAAAGACACAATTCTTAATTTCATATTAAAAGCACTTTTCAAAAACCCTAAAAATTGTATCTTCGCTTCTTATGATTAAAGCACAAATTCCAGAAATAAAAACGCTCTTAAGTACTCCTAAGAACATTGTTATTGTTCCACATAAAAATCCTGATGGTGATGCTATGGGATCTACCTTAGGACTATACCATTATCTAAAATCATATAATCATAATGCAACAGTTATTGCTCCAAATGATTATCCCGATTTTTTAAAATGGTTACCAGGAAATAACACTGTTTTAAAATATGAAAATGATCAGGGGGTAAGCAAAGTCTTAATAGAAAAAGCAGATTTAATTTTCACTTTAGATTTTAACGCTTTTCATAGAGCTGGAGATATGGCTGAAGTATTAGAAACTTCTAATGCAACAAAATTAATGATAGATCATCACCAACAACCAGATGACTATGCAAAATTTAAGTATTCAGATGTAAGCATGTCTTCAACATGTGAGATGGTTTACAATTTTATTGAAATGTTAGACGATGCAGAAAAGATTGATGCCATAATAGCCACGTGTTTATATGTTGGTATTATGACTGATACAGGGTCGTTTAGATTTCGTTCTACAACGAATAGGACTCATGAGGTTATTAGCAACTTAATTAAAAAAGGTGCAGATAACACCCAGATCCATAATAATATATTCGATACAAATAGTTACAGTCGCATACAATTACTAGGTAGAGCATTACAAAACTTAAAAATAGTACCAGAGTTAAGAACCGCTTATATTACTTTGTCTCAAGATGAACTTGATGAATTTGATTTTAAAAAAGGTGATACTGAAGGTTTTGTAAATTATGCACTATCCTTGAAAGGAATTATCTTTGCTGCAATTTTTATAGAGAGTCAACAAGACCAAATTATAAAAATTTCTTTACGAAGTAAAGGTTCATTTTCAGTCAATGAATTTTCTAGAGCACACTTTCATGGTGGTGGACATACCAATGCTGCTGGAGGACGTAGTGAAACAGATATGTCTTCTACCATTGATAAATTTATTAGTATATTACCAAAATATAAACAAGATTTGTCCCAATCATGAAATCGAAAATATACAAACTCGACCACAAAGGAATAACTATGTTAAGTAAAAACCTACACTACTTACTAGTAATCGCAATAATCTTTGTAAGCTGTAAATCACCTGAAGCCAGAATGCCAGAATCTGTTCAGTCTGGCTCATTCCTTAAAGAATCTGTAGAACGTAACAAAAAGCTCAATGAATTAGAGCGAGACCATATTAAAGACATTATAAAGAACAATCCTGATAAAACTTACATTGCTTCAGAGACTGGGTTTTGGTATTATTACAATATTAAAATAGAAACAGATAGCCTTAAACCACAATTCGGTGATATTGTAGATTTCGATTATAATATTTCGAGTATTGAAGGTAACGAAATCTATGCTAAGACCAATAGATCATACATTATAGACAAAGAAGAATTGTTTACAGGCTTGCGTGAAGGTATAAAACTTCTTAAACCTACTGAAACAGCTACATTTATATTTCCATCACAAAAAGCTTTTGGCTATTATGGAGATGACAATAAAATAGGAACTAATATTCCTTTAATTTGCGAAGTAACATTAAACACTATAAATAAGAAAAATGATTAAAAGAGCCCTTACAACACTTGTTGTATTATTAGTATTGGTAAATATTTCTTGCCAAGAAAAATACCCAAATTTAGAAGATGGTTTATATGCAGAATTCATCACAAA
Coding sequences within:
- a CDS encoding 2TM domain-containing protein, giving the protein MKDQEENLKYIKAKNKVEKEKGFYTHLFIYIVVNIVITGVKVNNN
- a CDS encoding histidine kinase, producing the protein MSKSVKNIVITFLIGCAIFILGELISGDMFQYDNMNEFLIEFGFYQLYSFVLGYANMVFFDYMEKRNWKKGDTLKRIIIGILGAVIITLILIFFLRAFISIGVYGEDYQAFIDGETWSGYSFGLWITLLIVSVFHIIYFYNRYQKNKIKEQKVIAGAASAKFDALKNQLDPHFLFNSLNVLTSLIEENPDNAQRFTTSLSKVYRYVLEQKNKELVTVDEELNFARTYMSLLKMRFEDSIIFEIPDKASNPESKVVPLSLQLLLENAVKHNMVTSSKPLNIKIYEDGNHLVVMNNLQPKQIVKKSSGVGLENIKQRYNLLSDRKVYINQRDKDFAVAIPMLTKQVSIMRTTQKSQERLNDDYVRARKRVEELKAFYYSLISYVFVIPFLIFIWYTYSRHTIQWFWFPMFGWGLSLVIQAYRVFVDNGAFGANWEKKKIEEYMNRDDQNSHWN
- a CDS encoding tetratricopeptide repeat protein yields the protein MRNLIIIALFVITGITQAQTNFEKGMTKAFELWQSDKTDEAENMFERIAKAESKEWLPNYYIAQINSLKSWNVKDEAILKAQLDKAQEHLDIAMTKSEENVELLIMQAQVLTNWVAYDGATYGMKYAGKITELYTKALELAPTNPRAAFCKADWSMGSAKYFGQDTAPYCKEIEASIELFDTFKPESDFYPNWGKERAEQVVESCK
- a CDS encoding DUF2141 domain-containing protein; translated protein: MGTLLKLVVVLIISLTNLEVKTEETYSLEVKVEELDSNKGQMFISIYNTETEFLGKSYKGTKSKITNNSCVVTFEDLPKGTYAVSIFHDENNNGKLDSNFMGIPKEDYGCSNNARGFMGPPKWKDAKFQLKENKSITITL
- a CDS encoding nucleoside-diphosphate kinase, with the translated sequence MATNRTFTMLKPDAVEKGHIGAILEKITASGFRIVAMRLTQMTNADAEEFYGIHKERPFFGELVEYMTRGPIVAAILEKDNAVEDFRTLIGATNPADAAEGTIRKMFADSISENAVHGSDSDDNAAIEGAFHFSGRDMF
- a CDS encoding DHH family phosphoesterase — its product is MIKAQIPEIKTLLSTPKNIVIVPHKNPDGDAMGSTLGLYHYLKSYNHNATVIAPNDYPDFLKWLPGNNTVLKYENDQGVSKVLIEKADLIFTLDFNAFHRAGDMAEVLETSNATKLMIDHHQQPDDYAKFKYSDVSMSSTCEMVYNFIEMLDDAEKIDAIIATCLYVGIMTDTGSFRFRSTTNRTHEVISNLIKKGADNTQIHNNIFDTNSYSRIQLLGRALQNLKIVPELRTAYITLSQDELDEFDFKKGDTEGFVNYALSLKGIIFAAIFIESQQDQIIKISLRSKGSFSVNEFSRAHFHGGGHTNAAGGRSETDMSSTIDKFISILPKYKQDLSQS
- the gldI gene encoding gliding motility-associated peptidyl-prolyl isomerase GldI; translated protein: MKSKIYKLDHKGITMLSKNLHYLLVIAIIFVSCKSPEARMPESVQSGSFLKESVERNKKLNELERDHIKDIIKNNPDKTYIASETGFWYYYNIKIETDSLKPQFGDIVDFDYNISSIEGNEIYAKTNRSYIIDKEELFTGLREGIKLLKPTETATFIFPSQKAFGYYGDDNKIGTNIPLICEVTLNTINKKND